In Vitis riparia cultivar Riparia Gloire de Montpellier isolate 1030 chromosome 19, EGFV_Vit.rip_1.0, whole genome shotgun sequence, the following proteins share a genomic window:
- the LOC117908716 gene encoding uncharacterized protein At4g26450 isoform X2: MHARHRSPGNGYRLSSMGMGLAASRISPEGSIRGHGFHNSEYRNFNRGFGRGQSKPYQQPHLSRKGDIFMEAGRLATEYLISTGLLPPSALPVKWQNGSLKKQVGDFQDGENLQLPAEGRTSALARLGNAVSDSGSGRRRFSDEYNPTGSRNHTRGRRRMGSFRSYGSDWNGRSGSWDKARASPDTEGDEDSTCGYPEEQLVGKDVGSGVQKSRPSELPPISDDVGDDSEAEPENTRDDMSSKAGSSRVGRDIPLETDGELNKRPDDSRVLDVAPGEMKDGTSNDSNDETEKQTASEDLTIQDSAVDDDIAGKSGTDLLRLCNFAKVPTKTRSSLMYKALKIDLTPTTEKGNTSDIGPLRGSSYSSEDNPVEESLGGALSDQIQKSQCLNLDVSRALTVESLEDAEELDSKHVVEQGKCVRSQSFPDRAFMYEQEASQGPPGFGRCSSMVKERGEKRAGQQSDTMEGIKKLKEWLPSLVSRSEECFTLSNLSKMQTSSQERASPVDEVVSAANEKNSMDISLFPKSGGEQCIEFAEEKQLLPSSFKICDLNLMGTSDMNENHDTDPILLFPSILETKKEAAPVDIDLSISNCCNLSDECGGRPADGKEVEVIDLENDSGPEDNALPNSERKHFVSLPSVGYR, translated from the exons ATGCATGCTAGGCATCGAAGTCCTGGAAATGGATATAGGCTCAGTTCTATGGGAATGGGCCTGGCTGCCTCTCGGATCTCACCCGAAGGCTCAATTAGAGGACATGGCTTCCATAACTCTGAGTACCGAAACTTTAATCGTGGTTTTGGGCGGGGTCAATCAAAACCCTATCAACAGCCTCACTTGTCCCGGAAAGGTGACATTTTCATGGAAGCCGGTAGACTAGCAACCGAGTATTTGATTTCTACGGGGTTGCTTCCTCCTAGTGCGCTTCCTGTGAAATGGCAGAATGGTAGTTTGAAGAAGCAGGTGGGGGATTTCCAGGATGGAGAAAATTTGCAGCTTCCTGCAGAGGGTCGGACATCAGCGCTTGCCCGCTTGGGAAATGCTGTTTCTGATTCGGGTTCTGGTAGGAGAAGGTTCTCTGATGAATATAACCCAACGGGGTCGAGAAATCATACCAGAGGAAGGAGGAGAATGGGATCCTTTCGGAGTTATGGCTCTGATTGGAATGGAAGAAGTGGGTCGTGGGATAAGGCTAGGGCTTCCCCTGATACAGAGGGTGATGAAGATTCTACTTGTGGGTACCCTGAGGAGCAGCTTGTTGGTAAAGATGTAGGTAGTGGGGTTCAGAAGTCCAGACCGAGTGAATTACCCCCAATAAGTGATGATGTGGGTGATGATTCAGAAGCTGAGCCAGAGAACACCCGGGATGATATGAGCTCAAAAGCAGGTTCTTCTCGAGTTGGGAGAGATATCCCACTTGAGACAGATGGGGAACTCAATAAGAGGCCTGATGATTCCAGAGTATTAGATGTGGCACCTGGGGAAATGAAGGACGGTACCAGTAATGATAGTAATGATGAAACTGAGAAACAGACTGCCTCAGAGGATTTAACCATCCAGGATAGTGCAGTGGATGATGATATCGCTGGCAAGAGTGGTACTGATTTGCTAAGATTGTGCAACTTTGCCAAGGTGCCCACCAAAACTCGTTCTTCATTGATGTATAAGGCCTTAAAGATTGATCTAACTCCAACTACTGAAAAGGGAAATACTTCTGATATTGGACCCCTAAGGGGATCTAGCTATTCCAGTGAAGACAATCCTGTTGAGGAGTCCTTGGGTGGGGCACTGTCAGATCAAATTCAAAAATCACAATGTCTCAACTTGGATGTTTCTAGAGCTCTTACTGTAGAGTCCTTGGAGGATGCtgaagaattggattctaaacaTGTTGTGGAGCAGGGTAAATGTGTGAGGTCTCAGTCTTTCCCAGACAGAGCTTTCATGTATGAGCAGGAAGCAAGTCAGGGACCCCCTGGGTTTGGAAGGTGCAGCTCCATGGTTAAGGAGAGAGGCGAGAAACGGGCTGGACAACAGAGCGACACAATGGAGGGAATCAAGAAACTTAAAGAATGGCTTCCCTCCTTGGTTAGTAGGAGTGAGGAGTGCTTCACTCTCTCTAACTTGAGCAAAATGCAAACAAGTTCACAGGAGAGGGCTTCACCTGTTGATGAGGTGGTTTCAGCTGCCAATGAAAAGAACTCTATGGATATTTCCCTGTTTCCAAAAAGTGGAGGTGAGCAATGTATTGAGTTTGCAGAAGAGAAGCAGCTTCTCCCAAGTTCATTTAAGATATGTGACCTTAATCTCATGGGAACTTCTGATATGAATGAGAATCATGATACTGATCCGATTCTTTTGTTTCCCTCTATTCTGGAAACCAAAAAAGAAGCAGCACCAGTTGATATTGATTTGTCAATCAGTAATTGCTGCAATTTGTCAGATGAATGTGGTGGGCGTCCTGCTGATGGCAAGGAGGTTGAAgtaattgatttggaaaatgactctggacCAGAAGACAATGCCTTACCTAATTCAGAGAGAAA GCACTTTGTTAGTCTTCCAAGTGTTGGCTACAGGTAA
- the LOC117908716 gene encoding uncharacterized protein At4g26450 isoform X1 has translation MHARHRSPGNGYRLSSMGMGLAASRISPEGSIRGHGFHNSEYRNFNRGFGRGQSKPYQQPHLSRKGDIFMEAGRLATEYLISTGLLPPSALPVKWQNGSLKKQVGDFQDGENLQLPAEGRTSALARLGNAVSDSGSGRRRFSDEYNPTGSRNHTRGRRRMGSFRSYGSDWNGRSGSWDKARASPDTEGDEDSTCGYPEEQLVGKDVGSGVQKSRPSELPPISDDVGDDSEAEPENTRDDMSSKAGSSRVGRDIPLETDGELNKRPDDSRVLDVAPGEMKDGTSNDSNDETEKQTASEDLTIQDSAVDDDIAGKSGTDLLRLCNFAKVPTKTRSSLMYKALKIDLTPTTEKGNTSDIGPLRGSSYSSEDNPVEESLGGALSDQIQKSQCLNLDVSRALTVESLEDAEELDSKHVVEQGKCVRSQSFPDRAFMYEQEASQGPPGFGRCSSMVKERGEKRAGQQSDTMEGIKKLKEWLPSLVSRSEECFTLSNLSKMQTSSQERASPVDEVVSAANEKNSMDISLFPKSGGEQCIEFAEEKQLLPSSFKICDLNLMGTSDMNENHDTDPILLFPSILETKKEAAPVDIDLSISNCCNLSDECGGRPADGKEVEVIDLENDSGPEDNALPNSERKTESVFMELETFPNHAQNTSDVPDAQDGYGLMISELLGNDMSNCSSVPTDINSLDHEMNLHNGEGMLGGDDDSIYMSLGEIPISLLRVWEQPTQEYEKPF, from the exons ATGCATGCTAGGCATCGAAGTCCTGGAAATGGATATAGGCTCAGTTCTATGGGAATGGGCCTGGCTGCCTCTCGGATCTCACCCGAAGGCTCAATTAGAGGACATGGCTTCCATAACTCTGAGTACCGAAACTTTAATCGTGGTTTTGGGCGGGGTCAATCAAAACCCTATCAACAGCCTCACTTGTCCCGGAAAGGTGACATTTTCATGGAAGCCGGTAGACTAGCAACCGAGTATTTGATTTCTACGGGGTTGCTTCCTCCTAGTGCGCTTCCTGTGAAATGGCAGAATGGTAGTTTGAAGAAGCAGGTGGGGGATTTCCAGGATGGAGAAAATTTGCAGCTTCCTGCAGAGGGTCGGACATCAGCGCTTGCCCGCTTGGGAAATGCTGTTTCTGATTCGGGTTCTGGTAGGAGAAGGTTCTCTGATGAATATAACCCAACGGGGTCGAGAAATCATACCAGAGGAAGGAGGAGAATGGGATCCTTTCGGAGTTATGGCTCTGATTGGAATGGAAGAAGTGGGTCGTGGGATAAGGCTAGGGCTTCCCCTGATACAGAGGGTGATGAAGATTCTACTTGTGGGTACCCTGAGGAGCAGCTTGTTGGTAAAGATGTAGGTAGTGGGGTTCAGAAGTCCAGACCGAGTGAATTACCCCCAATAAGTGATGATGTGGGTGATGATTCAGAAGCTGAGCCAGAGAACACCCGGGATGATATGAGCTCAAAAGCAGGTTCTTCTCGAGTTGGGAGAGATATCCCACTTGAGACAGATGGGGAACTCAATAAGAGGCCTGATGATTCCAGAGTATTAGATGTGGCACCTGGGGAAATGAAGGACGGTACCAGTAATGATAGTAATGATGAAACTGAGAAACAGACTGCCTCAGAGGATTTAACCATCCAGGATAGTGCAGTGGATGATGATATCGCTGGCAAGAGTGGTACTGATTTGCTAAGATTGTGCAACTTTGCCAAGGTGCCCACCAAAACTCGTTCTTCATTGATGTATAAGGCCTTAAAGATTGATCTAACTCCAACTACTGAAAAGGGAAATACTTCTGATATTGGACCCCTAAGGGGATCTAGCTATTCCAGTGAAGACAATCCTGTTGAGGAGTCCTTGGGTGGGGCACTGTCAGATCAAATTCAAAAATCACAATGTCTCAACTTGGATGTTTCTAGAGCTCTTACTGTAGAGTCCTTGGAGGATGCtgaagaattggattctaaacaTGTTGTGGAGCAGGGTAAATGTGTGAGGTCTCAGTCTTTCCCAGACAGAGCTTTCATGTATGAGCAGGAAGCAAGTCAGGGACCCCCTGGGTTTGGAAGGTGCAGCTCCATGGTTAAGGAGAGAGGCGAGAAACGGGCTGGACAACAGAGCGACACAATGGAGGGAATCAAGAAACTTAAAGAATGGCTTCCCTCCTTGGTTAGTAGGAGTGAGGAGTGCTTCACTCTCTCTAACTTGAGCAAAATGCAAACAAGTTCACAGGAGAGGGCTTCACCTGTTGATGAGGTGGTTTCAGCTGCCAATGAAAAGAACTCTATGGATATTTCCCTGTTTCCAAAAAGTGGAGGTGAGCAATGTATTGAGTTTGCAGAAGAGAAGCAGCTTCTCCCAAGTTCATTTAAGATATGTGACCTTAATCTCATGGGAACTTCTGATATGAATGAGAATCATGATACTGATCCGATTCTTTTGTTTCCCTCTATTCTGGAAACCAAAAAAGAAGCAGCACCAGTTGATATTGATTTGTCAATCAGTAATTGCTGCAATTTGTCAGATGAATGTGGTGGGCGTCCTGCTGATGGCAAGGAGGTTGAAgtaattgatttggaaaatgactctggacCAGAAGACAATGCCTTACCTAATTCAGAGAGAAA GACAGAAAGTGTATTCATGGAGCTGGAGACCTTTCCCAACCATGCGCAGAATACCAGTGATGTGCCTGATGCGCAGGATGGTTATGGTCTTATGATCTCAGAGTTGCTTGGAAATGATATGTCAAATTGTTCTTCAGTACCTACAGATATTAATTCTCTGGATCATGAGATGAACCTTCATAATGGAGAG GGAATGCTTGGTGGTGATGATGATTCAATATATATGTCGCTGGGAGAAATACCAATAA